In one Vibrio rarus genomic region, the following are encoded:
- a CDS encoding 1-acyl-sn-glycerol-3-phosphate acyltransferase gives MSTDNDIYKEIRPYNDAEIAPAIQRLIEDEEFTSAILKHKFSHYPQWCQQLMSPLVKVYLKKRLGRLTSVDSVQVEVEQYLQKALDATTDGVTFEGLDKLDQSTPYLFISNHRDIAMDPALINYGLHHTSHKTVRIAIGDNLLSKPCSTELMKINKSFIVKRSAKGPREMLKALGLLSSYIKHSLETGNSIWIAQKEGRAKDGNDFTDPAIIKMIQLEGRKRKMSFAEYVKSLKIVPVAISYEIDPCDIAKAKELHEKATTGQYQKSEFEDISSIVQGITGYKGRVNISFGDVITKDIDDPDTLADEIDRQIHANYKIFPINLLAAGVEDSSINQVTRDKFNQKLAQLDEAARPFLIDGYANPVRNVSKDNSLEVVA, from the coding sequence ATGTCCACTGATAACGATATCTATAAAGAGATTAGACCCTACAACGATGCAGAGATTGCGCCTGCGATCCAACGACTAATTGAAGATGAGGAATTTACCTCTGCAATTTTAAAGCATAAATTTTCTCACTACCCGCAATGGTGCCAACAATTAATGTCACCTTTGGTTAAGGTATATCTAAAAAAACGCTTAGGTAGACTGACTTCTGTGGATTCTGTTCAGGTCGAAGTTGAACAATATTTACAAAAGGCACTGGATGCAACGACAGATGGGGTAACGTTTGAAGGTCTTGATAAGCTTGATCAAAGTACTCCTTACCTATTTATTTCTAACCATCGCGATATTGCGATGGATCCAGCATTGATCAACTATGGTTTGCACCATACCTCACATAAAACAGTACGTATTGCTATTGGTGATAACCTGTTAAGCAAACCTTGCTCTACTGAGTTGATGAAAATAAACAAAAGCTTCATTGTTAAACGTTCTGCTAAAGGGCCTAGAGAGATGTTGAAAGCCTTAGGGTTATTATCTTCTTATATTAAGCACTCTTTAGAAACGGGAAATTCGATTTGGATTGCCCAAAAAGAGGGGCGAGCTAAAGATGGCAATGATTTTACCGATCCCGCGATCATTAAGATGATTCAGCTTGAAGGGCGCAAGCGTAAAATGTCTTTTGCTGAGTATGTTAAATCACTCAAAATTGTACCCGTAGCCATTTCTTATGAGATTGATCCCTGTGATATTGCTAAAGCCAAAGAATTGCATGAAAAGGCCACTACTGGGCAGTATCAAAAATCAGAATTTGAAGATATTAGTAGCATAGTACAGGGCATTACGGGTTATAAAGGTCGCGTAAATATTAGCTTTGGTGATGTGATTACGAAAGATATTGACGATCCTGACACTTTGGCTGACGAAATTGATCGACAAATACATGCAAATTATAAAATTTTCCCAATCAACCTTCTTGCAGCAGGGGTTGAAGATAGCAGTATTAATCAGGTAACACGTGATAAGTTTAATCAGAAGTTAGCGCAATTGGATGAGGCTGCGCGTCCATTCTTGATTGATGGTTATGCAAATCCTGTTCGTAACGTATCCAAGGATAACTCGTTAGAAGTTGTCGCATAA